The genome window CTGTTTCATTTTTTGCATGTGCCCCATCGCAAAATGGTTGAGATGATGAGTAGCCACAACTACACCACATTTTTTTGGAACCTTCTTCCATCGAAAGAACATAGGGTGATTTCTGAGCTGGTATAGGTGCTTCTGCCATGATAAACCTCTTATTGGATTGAATTTTATTGAATCAAAATCTTTGAATCAGTTTGCTTGATTGCTTACGGACTTAGACTCTAATTTACAAAGGTTTTCATATAACTTTGTAATATTTGGTATTTCCAAATTATAAAAAAAACCGTATTCTATTAATTTTCCGTAGATTGCATCAATCTCCATAGGACGACGATTTTCGAAATCCAATTTCATGCTGGTTGGATAGGGTTTCATTTTTCTTGTTCGTTCAAGCCTGTCCGCAATAAAGGAGTCGGTGATTTCGAGGTTCATAGCTTTTGCGATCAGTTGGACTTCTGACATCAATTTTTTAACCAAGTCCAAAATTTTCGGGTCATTCATCATATCATCGGTCTGAGAATTGTAAACTACACTGAGTCCATTAAATGGAACATTCCAAATCAATTTCTTAAGTCTAGCGAGAGTTAAGTTGGATTCACAAGTTACAGGAATTTTTGCTTTTACCAACATCGATTCTAAAGTATCCAAATCCATTCCAGAATCAACATTTCTCTTGTGAGGTTGATTTGTTTTAACAGAGGATATATTTTTTTTATCAATCGAATTATGGGTCGCCATTGAATTTGCTGGTTTGTATTCAGCGATTGTGAGATCCCCATAATCAATATGTTGGATGACAGCTTGAGATTTCCGAACGCTACAGAGAAATGCTAAACCTGCGAAAATTCTTGAATTGGGCAAAATCTTATAGATGAGTTCTTCTGTTCCGATTCCATTTTGAATCAAAAGAACTGCGGGTTCGATCACAGAGGAATTCGAATTTTTTGTTTTGGATTGATTGTCTGAACTAGTTTCTGGATCCAGAGTGGTTTTTTTAGATAAATAATTGATTAATAGATCGCCTAGCGATGAATTGTCGGTTGACTTGATACAAATGATTATTAGATCTATATTCCTGGGTAACAATTTTGGATCTTGAACAAAATCAACAGGATAGGTTGTTCTATTGTTTATATCGGATACAAATTGTTCCGTAGAGATGAGTTTGATATCTCCCCATGGCGACAGAATCTCTAAACCATATCTCATACAGTAATCGTAGTCGGAACGTAAGAGAAAAGTTACTTGATTGCCAGTTGAAGCAAGCAATCCACCATAAAACCCACCGACAGCACCCGACCCGATAACAACAATTTTCTTCATTAGAATAATCTAATTTTAATTTCTTCCCTCATAGCCAATCACATCCATAAAAGCGGAGACGCTAAATACAGCCTTACCAGGACCCGGATCTCCATATCCAGGAGGCGTCGGGAGATTGTATTTCTCAAATGTTTCTTTCCACACTGTGAGAAGTTCACAAAAATATTCCAATGGGGGACCTGCCTGCGTCCCTAAAGTAGTAAAAGGTTCAGGACACCAAGCGGTAAATCTAGGAACAATTCCCTTAGACATAAAAAAATCCAAACCTTCACCAGTGGATCGTATAGCCTCTGCTACAGTTTTGAAACCATATGGTTGAGATAGTTCCACTCCTCCAACAAAATTCGGAATTACATTTTCTGCACCGAATACTTCTGCAGAATCAACAACTCTTCTGATCCATGTATCATATCCAATCCATGCTTCTTTGCCAGGACATATTTTTTTGAATAGTTCACGATCCCATACTTCATAGTTAGGATGATAGATTTGGATTCCTGAATCTTTGAATTTTTTGCAGTCGTCTTTCTCAAAAGCTTGAGCAACCAACTTACCCATCCAACGACCTGGAAATTTAGTTTCTATTGCCTGAGGATATTGCAAATAAAAATCTACTTCATTTTTTTTCTTAAGTTGGGTTAGGACTGAACCGCCGGTTATAGTGTATACTTTTGCTACTTCATCTTCAGCATCTATCCATGACAAAACTTCGATGAGGTCTTCTACATCCTTGACTCCAGTGTAAGGTCGTCCAGCTCCCTTTTGTTGTCGGTAGTTATGATTGATGTCACAGTATGCACATTCTTCTTCTTTTCCAAAATATTGACAGTTTCGAAAAACTGTAAGATAGATAAGATAACCCCATTCAATGACCGGTGCAATCTCGCCTGGAAATTTTCCAGACTTTGTTTTATGGCGATACCATGCAGGTTTTGGCGGATAAGCTGCGTTACCTAGATTGGTTTCATACAAAAAGAGAGTTGGAATTCCATCTACCAATTTCATCTTATACGGTGAATTAGCATTGTTTCGAGTCGATATCACTGTAGGTTTCAGTGCAAAATGTCCACCTTGGATTCGGATTTCTTCTGGAGCTTGTGTATCGGCACCATCAACTAAATCTGCGAGGGGAGTATGATCGAATGAGAAAATAAAATAGTCTTTAGATTTATAATCCTTACCAATTTTAAAAGATTCTGGAAGAAAATGAATTCCTTGTCTCAAGATATCTTGTTTTACGATTGCTTCGATCGGAATGGATTTATATTTTCGTTCCATTTCTTCGAGAAGCTCTAAGGAGGAAGGTTGTCTGATTGTATTAGTTTGAATGGTTGCCATTTTGCTTATCTAGACTTTAGACTTTCTATACTGTCTAACTTTCTATGAGACCCTATTTAATCACTGTTCTTTTTCTATCTATTTTTGCAACTCAGCGAATTTTCAGTCAATCCATAGAGCTTATTCGTGTGGGATCTGGATTTGATCAGCCCACAGAAATTTCTTCCATTCCAGGCAATGATACTGATCTGATCGTTTTGGAAAAAACAGGCAAAGCAAAACTTCTGAATCTGCAAACGGGTTCTGTTCGCACAGTGATTGATCTTTCCAAAATTGTCCTCACTTCCTCTGAGCAAGGTCTGCTCGGAATTGCTTTTGCGAATGATTACTCGAAATCCGGTAAAATATATCTGAATTTTATCATGAAAAGAAATTCGGAAGATCGCACCATCATTGCCGAGATCAACCAAGATATATTTCGTTCCACAGAACCTATTCTAGAAGTTGATAATATTCTTAAGGAAATAGCTCAGCCTTATGCAAATCACAACGGTGGATGTATTCGGATGGGTAAGGACGGCTTTCTCTATATTGGTTTGGGTGATGGAGGTTCAAGCAATGATCCACATGGTAACGGACAAAATAGCAAAACTTTTCTAGGTAAATTATTGAGAATTGACCCAAAACTTGGTAAGGGTGGAATGCAGTACCAAATTCCCAAAGACAATCCTTTTTACAAAAGCAAAGAATTCTATCCGGAAATTTATGCATATGGCTTCAGAAATCCTTGGAAATTTAGTTTTGATCGAGAGACTCATGAACTATTCCTTGCAGATGTCGGACAAAATCGAATCGAGGAAGTTAACGTTGTTCGGAAAGCTGGGAATTATGGTTGGAATATTTTTGAGGGAAACGAATGCTTTAAAGGCAATTCAAAATGCAAGGATTTGAAAGGTGCAATACAGCCCATTCATACCTACAATCATGATCTTGGGCAGTCCATTACGGGCGGATACGTGTATCGAGGGACAACGATTCCTTCTTTTCAGGGTCATTATGTGTTCGGAGATTTTGTTTCTGGAACAATTTGGAGTCTGAGTTATCAAAAGGGTAAAATGACGGACAAAATGTTACTCAAAACCAAGATGAATATCAGTACTTTTGGTGAGGACAATTTTGGAGAACTCTATTTGGCAGATTTTTCCAAAGGTGAGGTTTACAAGCTTCAAAATGCAAAAAAAACCTTAAAATAAGCAGTTTACCCACAAATTAAAAGATTTTTCTTGATTTTCTGATTGGTATTGAGTATTTTTAGCAAGTAAGCAATTAGCGATGTGAACTTTTTTCTTTTTTGTGAAAATTGTTTATTCTCATTTGTTATTAAGAATAGCCCCATTGGGCGAAAATAGAAGGTTAGGTTAGCAGTTATGAAACAAGTACCATTAAAAGTTGTTCTCATTGTGTCTGCACTTTCGATCCTTACTTTGGTTTGCAAAAAACCAGATACAGATCTAGAAAGTTCAGCTTCCAAAGGTAGCACGATCAGTGCAGTGATTGTTTTCAGTGTGGGAGATTCTAAAGTATCTCACGCAGACGGCACTGAAGAAAGAGCGCAGTTAGGAGCATCAGTCAAGACTGGTGATACCATTAAAACTGGGGAGAAAGGAAAAGTGGATCTGCAACTTGACAATGGATCTTCTATTCGTATTGCTCCATCAACCACTCTTGATTTTGCTAAATTAGCAATGAATGCTTCTGGATCTTCAGAAACTCAACTAGCACTTGTGTCTGGTAAAGTTTTTGCCAATGTGAACAAAGCTAAGAAAGATGATAACTTTTCTATCGTTACACCGACCGCGATTGCGGGTGTTCGTGGAACATCTTTTATTGTTGAGAACGATGCTAAGACCAATAAAGCTAAAGTAAAAGTTGTAGATGGTGCAGTTGCTATGTCATCTAGAATTCCCGCTTTAGAAAATCTTAAACCAGAAGAAATTGAAGCAAATGCAGACTACAAAAAATTAGTAGCATCGATTGAATCTTCTTCAGTTGTTTTAGAAAAGGGGCAACAAGCATCACTTAAGTCAGACAATAAGAAATTGGTTTCTGACATCGACAAGTTAGATGTATCAGCTGTATCATTAGTTGTTGCTAACGAAAAGCCTGAGATGACTCAGTCTAGTCTTACAAAATCGGAAGAACAAGAACTCAAAACGATTGTAAAAGTAGATGAAGCAACAGCAAAAGAACTTGTTGACTTGAACCAAAAAGGCGCTTCATCTGAAGATGCAACTAAACTCGCTGAGATTGAAAAGAAAAGAAAAGAAATCGAAGAGAAGTTAGCTGGTAAACAAGAAGTTCTTAAGAAAGAATTTGAAAATTCTTTAGCTGAGAAACCTAAAACTTTCACTAACAAGAAAGATATAGTTTCTTATTACGAAAGAATTGAAAAAATCGTTCTTACAAATGGAAGTTTTGAGGTTGGTGCAATCATCAATCAAGAAAACAACACAATGATCGTTCACACTGAACTCGGAATTAAGAAAATCAATCTTGATGACGTTGAAGAAGTAATTTACGATTATCAATCCAAAACAAAATTCTAAAACTACCTATCTATTTCTGGCTTCACATATGTGGAGCCAGATAGATATCTTTGCTTTCACATCCAACAAACAATTTATGCCAGAACAATTGTCTGGTTTCCATAACACTCCCCGAGCTCAAAGATCAATTGATGCATTCTGATCTAATCATCACATTTTGTTTGATTTTCTTCATGATTCTTCTAAATGGAATATTTGCCGGCTATGAAATCGCCTTAGCTTCTGTTAATTTAGGACGACTCAAAGTTCTCAGTGAAGCCAATGTTCCGGGAAGTAAATCTGCCTTGGATATGAAACTTCGGATGGAGGCAAGCCTTGCTGTAGTCCAAATCGGAATTACTCTTGCAGGAGCAATCGCCGCTGCAACCAGCGGAGTGAGTGCTAAAGAATTGATCACACCCGCGATTCTAAATTGGATCGATATTCGAGAATCAGTAGCGGATTTTCTCGCGATTGCGATTGTTGTAATCCCTTTAACATCTGTAACTATAATATTTGCTGAACTTGTGCCAAAGACGATCGCAATAAAAAACAACGAGATAGTTTGCTTGAAGCTAAGCCCATTTATGCAAGTAGTGAGCTATATGGTATATCCGAGCATTCTATTCTTTGAATGGTCTACTAAAAATATTGTGAGATTGTTTGAGTCAAAATCTGGAGATTTTTTTTCGGAGGGTGATCTAGGACTCATTGAATTAAAGGCTCAAGCAAATGCCTTAAAAGCGAATCGAATCATAAATTTACACCAAGAACAAATTATCCTCGGTGCAAGCAATCTTTCTCAAGTAACCTGTGCAGATATTTTTATACCTGTATATGAAGTGGTCTCTCTTTATGTCGATGATGATTTACCTGGACATTTTGTAACCATACACCTAGATCCTTATACAAGATTTCCTGTAATTGAAGAGAAGGGCAATCCAAGTTCTATTATTGGATATGTGAATATTAAAGAGGTGATTTTTCTTGCCAAAACACATCCGAATAATCCTAATTTGCGAGAAATTTTAAGACCATTGATTTCTATGAACGAGGATACAAGTATTGGAGATGCATTTGCAAAAATGATGAGAGAACATGTTCACGTATCCCTCGTCAAAGATAAAAATCAAAAAATTTTGGGAATCATTACCTTAGAAGATATTTTGGAAGAGGTTGTTGGAGACATTCAAGATGAATTTGATCGTCTACCTAAACATTTAACCCAATTGGGGAAGAGTTATATAGTTGGAGGTGGAGTCAGCCTCAATACAGTTTTGAAAACTATAAAAATGCAAAGTGATTCTATATATCCAGATAATTTAAATATGAGTGATTGGTTAAGATCAAAGCTGCAAAAAAAAATTCAGGGTGGAGATGTATTTGAAATAGATGGGCTTAAGATTCTTGTTAGGAAAGTGAAAATGAATCGAATTTTTGAAGTCTCTATATCAATCAATGATTCTGGCTTACATAATAGGTATTCCAAACAAGCTTGATTGCCTGCATAATTGGTGTTATATCTAAAACGGCAACTTTATCTAAGTATCCAAGCAATATCCGATTGCGTCCATATACTTGAGGATTGCCCCATTCAACTTTGACATCTGGAATTCTATCTAATGCATTGAATACAATCTCTTTTGCAGTATAGTCACCAATTTCCTCTTTTAAAGCTGATAGCTCAGTCATGATCGCATGATAGAATAGACGTGTTAGCTCAGCATTGGGAAGCGGAGGAAGCGAATTCTCAATCTGCGAGCTGTTCAATTTGTTCGTCGGCATGGTAGGAACTTCTTATTAGCGGACCAGATGCAACCGAAAGAAAACCAATTTCTCGTGCATATTTTCCATATTTGTTAAACTCTTGGGGAGATAGATACCTTTGAATCGGGAAGTGTGTTTCTGTTGGCTGGAGATATTGTCCAATCGTTATCATGCTCACTCCATTTTTTCTTAAATCATTTAAGGCCTCATAAACCTCATGTTCTTCTTCACCCAATCCTAATATAATTCCTGATTTTGTTCGAAATCCATGTTCATGAGCATCTTTCAATACTTCCATTGAGCGATTATAATTCTTAGCTGGGGTAATATCTGCAAAGAGTCGTTCGACTGTTTCGATATTGTGGTTAAATATATCTGGTCTAGATTGATAGATTCTATCCAAGGATTCACGCTTTGCTTTGAAATCAGGAACCAAAATTTCAATTCTACAGTTAGGCAATCGTAGACGAATCTCTTCTACTGTGCGTGCAAAATGTTCAGCTCCTCCATCACCTAAATCATCGCGATTGACAGATGTCACAACAACATGTCTTAATCCAAGTGATAGAGCTGATTCGGCAACATCGACAGGTTCATTCTCATCTAGTTTGAGTGGTTTACCAAAAGCAACGTCACAGTATTTGCAGCGTCTCGTACAAATATCTCCTCCGATCATATAGGTTGCAGTTTTCCTTGACCAACAATGATTGAGATTGGGGCAAGACGCTGATTCGCATACGGTATGAATACTTCCTTTTGAAACATTTTCCCGGACAAGGGATACTGCATCATTGGGTGTAGGAAATTTTAAATTAACCTTCATCCAATTCGGTTTATCAGGCACCGGCGTCACGGACTTGGTTCTGGCTTTCTTTTTGAGTGGATTCATTTCCTTAATCTTTAGACTTTCCTTGATAGCAGTATTTTGTAAAATGGAATTTATGAGAATCAATCGTTTCCTGGCGGGATCGGGAATCACGAGTCGAAGAAAGGCAGAAGAGTGGATTCGCGAAGGAAGGGTTCGAGTCAATGGAAACCTTGTGGTAGATCTTGGTACTCAGATCAATACTGAGTCTGATCTGGTGACTGTGGACAATGTTCCTTTCAATGAACACAAGCCCGTATCAATCGATAAAGTTATCATTCTTAATAAACCTGCAGGCTATCTAACATCTCATTCGGATCGATTCCATGATAAAACTATTTTTGATCTTCTTCCGCAAGAATACGCAAATTTTCGTTTTGCGGGGAGACTGGATTTGGAATCTAGAGGTGTGTTGATCTTGTCGGATTCTGGAGATGTGATTCAAAGATTGAGTCACCCGAGCCTAGGTCCAGAAAAGGAATATATAGTTCATACATTTCAGAAAATCAATGCCCAAAAAGTAGATGTAGATTTTAGAGTTGGAATTCGAGACCAGGGCGAAACCCTTCGAGCTAAATCAGTTTCACCAATTACTGGTGATACAAATTCATTTAGGGTAGTTCTTGAAGAAGGGAAAAAACGTCAATTGAGAAGAATGTTTCTTAAGTTAGGTGGTAGAGTTTCCGATTTGTATCGTGTTCGTGTTGGTAATTTTTCTCTAGAAAAAATCAATATTGCTGAAGGTAAATGGAAATGGATCGACTTAAACAAAATAATCGATAAGGCAAAGTAGTCATGAAAGATAAGAAATTTTTATTATATCCTGTATATTTTCTTCTAGTATTATTTATAATTGATAAAATATTTTTGATAGATTTTTTTCGAAAAGATTTTATCCAACCTGGAAATGCAATGTTTTACTTTCAGAGAAATCAATTGCAAGAGAGAATTAAGAACGATCCCAGCTTAGAAAAAGGCAATAAAAAACTCGCTGTAGCTCTTGGTGATTCCAGAGCCTATCCTTTCTCAGAGCCAGGACTAAGTGAGAAAGAAAAAGACAATTGGATTATATATAATTTTTCAAGTCCGCAAGCTGTTCCCATGTATTCGCTTATGCGTTATGAAAGGCTTATTGAAGATGGGATTGTTCCAGATCTCCTCTATGTTGCTATAAGCCCGGAATCATTTGATGATTCGAAGGGTGCTATCTATGATCCTTTTATGCGACTCGGTATGGATGAAAAATTTAAAAAAGACTATTGGGATTTGATTCCTTGGAGTGCTCGTTATGATTATATACTAGGTAAAGTATTTGCTTTTTATGGACTCAAACTCGACTTCAAAATGTTGTTAGATCGTTATAAATACAATAGAATGTCAGATTACAACCCGGAATTTAATGAGGAAGTTATGATTCTCAATCTTGGGAAAGGTGAATATTTAGGATATGCAACATTTGCGAATAACGAATCAAAGTTAAAAAAAGATGCCATAAGAATTAAGAATATCTATTTAAATCGGTTTGTTGTAGATGATACACAATTTCTATTTATTGAGAAACTACTAGCCTTGGCTGAGAAGAAAGGAACTAAGGTTTTTTTAGTATGGCCTAGAGTTTATATTGATTATCGCGAATCATATCGAGAATTGGGTTTAGATAAGCATTGGTGGGGTAAAATAAAAAGTCTCGCCAACGAATACAAAGCTCAAGCGATTGATTTTAATGTTGAATCATCATGTGATATATTTAATGATGCATCACACCAATCGATTCAATGCTTCACTGAACAGATGAATTATATTTTTGATCGTTATTCAGAATTGAAATAATTTATTTATGTTTATTTCTAACTGTTTGCAATATTAATTTAATTCATGAATTCTTCATTATAGCACTGACTAAATCAATTTAGAATTTTGACACAGATTGAATTTTTGATGCTTCGATTACCAATTTCATGATCTCTGGGGAACACCTGGCAGAAATATGGCTTGAATCAGTATAGTAATTACATTTTGTATCTACGTTCTGAAGATTAATATACGGATAACCATAGGCTTCAATCTTATCTTGGATAATTTTATCTGCTGATATAGCTCCTGATTCTTCTTGTTTTTGCTTGTATATTGAATGAACTCGTGGTCTCCAGAATACTACGGGAATTTTGGACTTTTGAATTTTAGCTAATAGAAGATCTAATATTGCGACTTCAGATTCGGAGATTTTGAAATCTTTTAGAATATTATGTGATACTAAATATTCTGTGTATTCAAGAATTCTCTTTTTGTATTCAGTCTCAGGAAAGGAGAACTCTTCAAAGTCTATATGATTGGCTGGCAAAGTTCCTGTTGTCGGGAAAAAGGAATAAGCTGGAATTACATTATTTTCTGATAAATAATCTTTGCCCTTTATGAATTTCTGGAGTGATTTTTCTGGCATGAATTTATAATACACTGACGGAAATAAAGTATAGAGATACAAGTCTTTTCGCCAAGTATTATCAGCTACTGGAAGCAGTTCTAATAGAAATCTATAAGGGAAAATATTGGTTCTAAATTGAAAATCCGCATGGAATGGGTTATTCGTATTGAGACTTTCAGGAGATACTTCGATGATAACTAATTCAGGTTTAAATCCTGATTCAACAATAGTTTGAAACAAGTAAAGATGATAAAGGAATTCTGAAGCTTTTACTATCGAGCGAGTTTCGAAATCATAATTAAGGAGCATATTCTTCGATTCCGTATCGATAAAAGGATTCGATTCTATACTCTTATTATCTAGAAAACTTAATATATCAGATCTAGACGTTCCAAGAATAATGATTTCTTTTTTCGAATCTAAGTTTTTTTTCTTATCTAAATATATACCGCGCATTGCGTCGCTTATGTTTTCAATGGGAGTGTTATCTAATCTTCCAGTTTTGTAGCAGGACGGAATCAAAGATACTTTGTCTATTATAAATAGAAAAAGTAAAAGTCCAAATGGCATTATAAAAATTCTTATATTCATAATTAAAATTGAAAATAAATAAACTGCTCTTGTATTACTGGAATTCTGGATATTGCAAAATACAAAATTAAACTAAGTACGGGAATTGTTATATAGTGATTCCACTTAATTCGGTTTGCGAAAAAATCTTTCCATTCAAAAAATTGAATCAAATAGCAAAGAACTACAAGCCCAAAGAATTGCTCCAAAAATATTTTTGTTTTACCAGGATTGGAAAAGGATGCAATCATTTTAGAAAGAACATCCCAATTTCCTGATCTAAATGCGAAAGCTCCAACTAACCAGAAAAAGGTGACGATAGCCCATCCTAATATTTTTTTTGGAATTGGAGATTCTACTGTAGCTTTGCCAAGTCTTCTTTCTATTACAAGAATTGAGCCATGCAAAAAACCCCAGATCAAGTAAGCATAGGTGTTACCGTGCCAGAGCCCACCCAATGACATTACAATGATTGTATTAAAATTCAATCGTAGTGCTGATACTCGACTTCCTCCAAGCGGAATATATAAATAGTCTCGAAGCCAAGTAGATAGAGTAATATGCCATCTTGACCAGAGTTCAGCAAAGTTTAAACTGAAGTAAGGAGCTCGGAAATTTTCTGGAATTCTATAACCTAGTAGTAGGGCACAACCGCGAGCGATATCTGTATAACCTGAGAAATCACAGAAAATTTGAATCGAAAAACCGAGAATTGCAAGTAAAGTTGTGGTTCCACTAAAGCTTAACGGATCGGCCCAGATTGGATTTATGATTCTTGCCATTTGATCGGCGATTAAGACTTTTTTGAAAACACCTGATAGAATTCTATACAAGGCTTCTATCGTGTCGGATTCATTTTGTCTAATATTCTTCAATTGATGAAAAAAATCAGAATGGCGCATGATTGGTCCTGCAATCAATTGAGGGAAAAAGAAGATAAAAAGTAAAAAATCCAAAAACCCGATATCAGCAGTTTGGTTCCTATAAGTATCAACTATAAAAGCAATTATTTGAAAAGAATAGAAGCTTATGGCGAGAGGTAGTATAATATTGGGAAATTCAGAAAAGAAACTCAAGGCTTGTGGATTATATGATATATATCCATTTATAATCGATTGACTGTATTTAAAAAACAGTAAATTCGAAATATTAAATATGATCCCGATTATCATAAATCGGTTCGACTTCGTTTTCCGAATACCAATTACACATAAATAGCTAATAGCTGTGACAGCTAGAAAGTGAACAAAAAATCCAAGGCTCCAATAGGCATAAAAAAAGAAAGATGCAATTAAGAGGATATATTTTTTCGAAGCTTGAGGTGCAAACCAGTAGATAGAATAAACAACTACAAAAAATAATAAATAATCAATAGAGTTAAA of Leptospira sp. GIMC2001 contains these proteins:
- a CDS encoding MBOAT family O-acyltransferase — translated: MWFNSIDYLLFFVVVYSIYWFAPQASKKYILLIASFFFYAYWSLGFFVHFLAVTAISYLCVIGIRKTKSNRFMIIGIIFNISNLLFFKYSQSIINGYISYNPQALSFFSEFPNIILPLAISFYSFQIIAFIVDTYRNQTADIGFLDFLLFIFFFPQLIAGPIMRHSDFFHQLKNIRQNESDTIEALYRILSGVFKKVLIADQMARIINPIWADPLSFSGTTTLLAILGFSIQIFCDFSGYTDIARGCALLLGYRIPENFRAPYFSLNFAELWSRWHITLSTWLRDYLYIPLGGSRVSALRLNFNTIIVMSLGGLWHGNTYAYLIWGFLHGSILVIERRLGKATVESPIPKKILGWAIVTFFWLVGAFAFRSGNWDVLSKMIASFSNPGKTKIFLEQFFGLVVLCYLIQFFEWKDFFANRIKWNHYITIPVLSLILYFAISRIPVIQEQFIYFQF
- a CDS encoding DUF1574 family protein — translated: MPFGLLLFLFIIDKVSLIPSCYKTGRLDNTPIENISDAMRGIYLDKKKNLDSKKEIIILGTSRSDILSFLDNKSIESNPFIDTESKNMLLNYDFETRSIVKASEFLYHLYLFQTIVESGFKPELVIIEVSPESLNTNNPFHADFQFRTNIFPYRFLLELLPVADNTWRKDLYLYTLFPSVYYKFMPEKSLQKFIKGKDYLSENNVIPAYSFFPTTGTLPANHIDFEEFSFPETEYKKRILEYTEYLVSHNILKDFKISESEVAILDLLLAKIQKSKIPVVFWRPRVHSIYKQKQEESGAISADKIIQDKIEAYGYPYINLQNVDTKCNYYTDSSHISARCSPEIMKLVIEASKIQSVSKF